In the genome of Equus caballus isolate H_3958 breed thoroughbred chromosome 3, TB-T2T, whole genome shotgun sequence, the window CAACGCCTGCTGTTTGTGCAAGACAAATCTGGACAGGAGTAGAGGCTGAGGACAGACGGAGGGCTGATGGTAGAAAGGACCCGGAGACCTGAGGCAAACGCCTGAGGTCCAGGGGTCCATTGCCTGGGTCTGTAGCCCTAGATGAGCCCCTTCCCATTCCTGAAACCTCAGTGTCtccacctgcaaaatgggaataataaccttttcctgccttcctcctaaGAGGGTGTGAGGATCAAAAGATATAATATGTATGAAACACTTTACAGATTCTGAAAcaaatgccaggcactatttGTCCCAACAGAAGGTTTTATTGCTATTTATGTTACAATGGGGGTTATGCAAATCCTAAGATGGGTACAGGGGAGTGGTGATTAAAAATCTCCATGTCTTCTTTGTAAGGTCTTTATAACaacactgtccaatagaaatataacgtGAGCCTCATATATATGTTTTCTAATAGCCATGttaaacaagcaaaaagaaacaggtgaactTAATTTTTACGACAGCATTAttgacagacaaataataatgctATCATAAAtttgaccattttaaagtgtactattCCATGGTTTTCAGTAGATAgttcaccactatctaatttcagatcATTTTCATCGCTTCAAAAAGAAACCTGTAGCCATCAGCTgtcactctccattctcccctcacCCTCAACTCTTGGCAACCAGTAATGTATTTTCTGTCTCTAGATacgcctattctggacatttattatgaatggaatcataaagtatatgggcttttgcatctggcttctttcccttagcataatgttttcaaggttcatccatgtatcagtatttgatttcttttcatggccgaataatattccattgtatggatataccatattttatttattcatcagttaGCGAACATtcggttgtttctgctttttgactattatgcataatgctgctaagaacatgcgtgtacaagtttttgtgttggcttatgtttttaattctcttaagtatatacctaggagtgaaattgctggttcatatgataactctatgtttaccATTTTAGGAACTGTCAAATGGTTTTCTAAAGTGGATGCACAATTTTataatcccaccagcagtgtatgagagttccaatctCTCCACATCCTAGCCAACACTTCTTACTGtctgccatttttattttgctaGTCTAACTggtgtgaaatagtatctcaCTGTGCTTTCGATTTACagtctctgatgactaatgatgttgagaatatcttcatgtgcttattgtccatctgtatatcttctttggataaatgtctattcaaatcctctgctcatttttaaatttgtcattctattattgaattgtaagagttcttcatatattctacatacaagtctcttatcagatatatgatttggaaatattttctcccattctgcgtGCTGTCATTTCACTTTcatgatggtgtcctttgaagcataaaggtttttaattttgatgaagtctaatttatctatttttcttttctagcttGTGCTTTTgagtcatatctaagaaaccattgcctaatcaaagatcacaaagatttactcctatgttttcttctaagaattttataattttagctcttacatttacatctataacccattttgaattaatttttgtatatagtgtgacgCAGACACCCCACTTTAGTCTTCCGCATGTGGATAGAAGCACAGcatctcagcaccatttgttgaaaagactattctttcccccattgaattatcATGGCActgttttcaaaaatcaattgaccacaaACGCAAGGGTTTATCTCTGGATTCTCAATTGTATTCCATTGCTCTATCCATCTATCCTTAGATCAATAACAGTCGTGATTTCTGTAGCTTAGTAGtcagttttgaaattgggaaagaTGAGtcctcaactttgttcttctttttcaagatgtgTTTCCTATTCTAGATCCCTTGAATTTCCATCTGAATTTTACGATCAGATCATTAAgttctgcaaagaagccagctgtgattttgatagagattgcattaaatctgtagttcagggctagccctggtggcctagtggttaagtttggcacactccacttcggtggcctgggttcagttcccaggtgcggacctacagcacttgtctgtcagtggccacactgtggcagtggcccagatacaaaaagaggaagactggcagcagatgttagctcagggcgtatgttcttcagcaaaaaagaaagaaaagaaaagaaaaaaagaaatctgtagatcaagttggggagtattgccatcttaacaatatttactcttccaatccatgactGTGGGATGTCTTTCAATatacttaggtcttctttaaattctttcaacaattttcGTAGTTTGTAAAGAATAATGTTTGCACTTCTATTAAAtgtattcttaagtattttgttccttttgatactgttgtaaatgaaattgtttccttaatttcttttacaGATTGTTGATTGCTACTGTatggaaatataattgatttttttatatttgtctttttttattgagttaatgataggttacaatcttgtgaaatttcagttgtacattattgtctgtcagtcgtgttgtaggtgcaccccttcaccctttgtgcccaccccccaccccacctttcccctggtagccactaatctgttctctttgtccacaggtttaaattcctcatatgagtggagtcatacagagattgtccttctctatctggcttatttcacttaacacaattccctaaaggtccatccatgttgttgcaaatgggacgactttgttcttttttatggctgagtagtattccattctatatatatacaccacatcttctttatccaatcatctgttgatgggcacttaggttgcttccacatcttggctattgtaaataatgctgcaatgaacattggggtgcatgggacgtttggaattgctgacttcaagctctttggataaatacccagtagtgggatggctggatcatatggtagttctatttttaattttttgaggaatctccatactgttttccatagtagctgcaccagtttgcattcccaccagcagtgtatgagggttcctttttctccacaacccctccaacatttgttactatttgttttagatatttttgtcattctaatgggtgtaaggtgatatcttagtgtagttttgatttgcatttccctgatgatcagcgatgatgagcatcttttgatgtgcctattggctatccatatatcttctttcaagaaatgtctgttcatgtctcctgcccattttttgatcgggttgtttaattttttattgttcagttgtgtgagttctttatatatcatggatattaagcctttgtcggatgtatgacttgcaaatattttttctcagttagtgggttgtttttttgtttcaatcctgttttcccttgccttgaagaagctctttagtctgatgaagtcccgtttgtttattctttctgttgtttcccttgtctgagaagacatggtgtctgaaaagatccttttaatactgatgtcaaagagtgtactgcctacattttcttctagaaaccttatggtttcaggtctcaaaTTTGATGTCTTTGatggtctttgatccattttgagtttattttggtgaatggtgaaaaagaatggtcaattttcattcttttccatgtggctgtccagttttcccagcaccatttgttgaagagactttcttttctccattgtaggccctcagctcctttgtcaaagattagctgtccatagatgtgtagttttatttctgggctttcagttctgttccattgatctgtgcacctgtttttgtaccagtaccatgctgttttgattactgtagctttgtagtatgttttgaagtcagggattgtgatgcctccagctgtgttcttttttctcaggattgctttagaaattcggggtcttttgttgccccatatgaattttaggattctttgccctatttctgtaaagaatgtctttgggattctgataggcattgcactgaatctgaagattgctttaggtagaatggacattttagccgccgccgccgtcgccgcGCAGAGCCAGAGCAGGAGCCACGTccgagaggagggaggaggaggaggaggaggaggaggtggaggaggcgcCGGACCGGGGGGATTGTCAGTATTTAAACAGACTACATCATGCGTGAGTACAAGCTAGTGGTCCTTGGTTCAGGAGGCGTGGGGAAGTCTGCTCTGACAGTTCAGTTTGTTCAGGgaatttttgttgaaaaatatgACCCAACGATAGAAGATTCCTACAGAAAGCAAGTTGAAGTAGATTGCCAACAGTGTATGCTCGAAATCCTGGATACAGCAGGAACAGAGCAATTTACAGCAATGAGGGATTTGTATATGAAGAATGGCCAAGGGTTTGCACTAGTATATTCTATTACAGCTCAGTCCACATTTAATGACTTACAAGACCTGAGGGAACAGATTTTACGGGTTAAGGATACAGAAGATGTTCCAATGATTTTGGTTGGCAATAAATGTGACCTGGAAGATGAGCGAGTAGTTGGCAAAGAACAGGGTCAGAATTTAGCACGACAGTGGTGTAACTGTGCCTTTTTAGAATCTTCTGCAAAGTCAAAGATCAAcgttaatgagatattttatgacCTGGtcagacagataaatagaaaaacaccAGTGGAAAAGAAGAAGCCTAGAAAGAAAACATGTCTGCTGCTTTAGACCCACAGTAAGCAGCAGCTCTGAGCCAGATTACAGGAATGAAGAACTGTTGCCTAATTGGGAAGTGCCAGCATTCCAgacttcaaaaaataaatctgaagagGCTTCTCCTGTTTTATATATTATGTGAAGAATTTAGATCTTATATTGGTTTGCACAATTTCCCgggagaaaaaaattactctGTGTATATCTCTTGGAAAATAAGACAATAGTATTTCTCCTTTGCAATAGCAGTTATAACagatgtgaaaataaatatacttgACTCTAATATGATTATACAAAAGAGCATGGATGCATTTCAAATGTTAGATATTGCTACTATAATCAAATGATTTCATATTGACCTTTTTATCATGATTCCTCCCTGTCAAGCACTAAAAAGTGGAAGCATTATACTTTATATCTGTAATGATATAGATTATGAAATTTCCCCTCAAACTCATTGCAGCAGATAACTTTTTTGAGTCATTgacttcattttatatttaaaaaattatgaaatatcatTCTGTCATTATATTCTAATTAAAATTGTTTGTGCATAATGCTTTGGAAAAATGGgtcttttataggaaaaaaactgGGATAACTGATTTCTATGGCTTTCAAagctaaaatatataatatactaaACCAACTCTAATATTGCTTCTTGTGTTTTACTTTCAGATTAAATTACAGCTTTTATGGATGATtaaattttagtacattttcaaaaaaaaaagaatggacattttaactgtgtttattcttccaatccatgtacatggaatgtctttccatctgtttatgtcgccatccaattctctcagaaaggccttgtaattttcattatataggtctttcacttccttagttaaattcaccccgaggtattttattctttttgttgtgactgtgaatggtattgtgttcttgagttcgttttctgttagttcgtaattagaatatagaaatgctactgatttatgtaaattgattttataccctgcatctttgctgtagttgttgattaattctaaaagttttccaatggattctttggggttttctatatataagatcatgtcatctgcaaacagcgacagtttcacttcttccctccctgtttggattccttttattcctttttcttgcctaattgctctggccaaaacctccagtactatgttaaataagagtggtgatagagggcatccttatctcgttcctgttttcagggggatggtgctcagtttttgcccattgagtatgatgttggctgtgggtttgtcatctatggcctttattatgttgaggtagttcccttctatgcccattttgttcagagtttttatcataaatggctgttggatcttgtcaaatgctttctctgcatctattgagatgatcatgtggtttttattcctcagtttgttgatgtggtgtatcacgttgagtGATTTgcgatgttgaaccatctctgtgtccctggtatgaatcccacttgatcatgatgtatgatccttttgatgaattgctgaattctggttgccaaaattttgtttagaatttctgcatctatgttcatcagcaatattggcctgtagttctctttttttcgtggtgtccttgtcaggctttggtatcagcgtgatgttggcctcatagaatgtgttaggaagtgttccatcctccctacttttttggaatagcttgaaaaggataggtattaaatcttctctgaaagtttggtaggattccccaggaaagctgtctggtcctggggttttattctttgggatgcttttgattgctgtttcaatctgtttccttgtgattggtctgttcaaattgtctgcttcttcttgactaagctttgggatgctgtaggagtccaagaatttatccattcactctaGGTtgtccattttgctggcatatagtttttcgtagtattctcttataatccgttgtgtttctgcggagtctgttgttatttctcctctttcatttctaattttgtttatttgagctttctccctttttttctttataaatctggctaggggtttatcaattttatttatcttctcaaagaaccagctctttctttcattgatcctttctactgccttttttgtttcaatagcatttatttctgctctgatttttattatttctctccttctgctgactttggactttgttcttctttctctaattcagttaggtgtagtttaagattgcttatttgggatttttcctgtttgttaagatgtgcctgtattgcgatgaattttcctcttaatacagcttttgctgtatcccatatgagttggtatggcatgttatcattttcatttgtctccaggtactttttgatttcttctttaatttcttcaatgatccattgcttgttcaatagcatattgtttagtctccacatctttgtgcctttctcagcttttttcttgtaattaatttctagccttatagcactatgatctgagaagatgcttgctattatttcaatttttttaaatttgtagaggcttgccttgtttccaaacatatggtctatccttgagaatgttctatgcatgcttgagaagaacgtgtagtctgctgtttttgggtgaagtgttctatatgagtctattaagtccaactgttttagctttttgtttagctccactgtttccttgttgattttctgtctggatgatctgtccattgatgtgagtggggtgtcgaggtcccctactattattgtgttatttttgatatcttcttttaggtttgttaatagttgctttatgaactttggtgcttctgtgttgggtgcatagacatttataagtgttatttcttcttgatgaagtgtccgtttgatcattatgtattggcCCTCTACGTGTCTCTTTACCTGCCTcatcttgaaatctgttttgtctgatatatattgtgacacctgctttctttcgtttgctattagcttggaatattgacttccaccccttcactctgagcctgtgtttgtccttggagctgaggtgtgtttactggaggcaacaaattggtGGATCttggtctttaatccattttgccactgtgtgtctttttattggagagttcaatccgtttacattgagggtgagtactgatgcatgagggcttaatgctgtcctTCTGTTGCTTGTTTTCGGGTTTTCCTGTGCTtcttttgtttctcgtcctgtgtgttttagcctacccattgacttctgcaatttcttatgctgggtttcttagatttttccttatttatgttttgtgtctctgttctgttttttactttAGTGGCtatcctgaagtttgtattcagaatctcgtgtataacacagtccattttctggtggtctcttacttccttagcctaaactgattcagtccctttcctcctcccctcctaaattgtTATTCTCATcttttattccaacttgtgttgtgagtttgtggttagagtgataagattgtctttgctttggtgatttccttccctttatcctaatgctatagttgaatatttgctatcctattccgattctatctatttgtctccctactgtgtgttttgtgacccttttctccctttttttcttttttcaggtatgagagccttcttgaggatttcttgttgtggaggacttttggttacaaagtccctcagcttttgtttgtctggaaaggatttaatttctccctcatatcagaaggatatttttgctggatagagtatccttggctgaagatttttatcccttaaagttttgaatatggcactccaatctctcctagcttgtaaggtttctgtagagaaatccactgaaagcctgataggggttcctttgtaggttattttcttctgccttgctgccctgagtattgtttctttgtcattcacttttgccatttttactactatatgccttgcagtaggtctttttacattgacaaatctaggagatctgaaagcttccacacacatttctctcttaatccctagattttggaagttctcttctatcatttcgttgagcacactttctgctccattttccttttccacaccctcaggaattccgatgattcttaagttacatcttctcattgagtcagctatttcttggagattttcttcagtttttaaaattcttagttctctttcttcctctgtctggagccattcagcctgtctatcttcgattatgctaatttgctcctctatggtgtctacacgtgcattcagggaatccgtattctgttttatcggattcattgtatttttcatctctagtatttctgattgattcttctttatagtttcaatctcttttgtgacaTAACTCCAGatctcgttgacttgtttctctatatttccctttacctcattgaatattttgaggagagctattttgaactcatcttcacttagtttacctattttcaagtcctcaggacctacttctgtgtttttattgttttccttctggtctagagcttttagaaattgcaggatggtagaggagcagtttttgcacatgatgctattattctgttgcagttacagcctatcgccactaGATGGGGTTCGAGAGCCAtgtgttctgagccctccaccaTCAGCTGCGATGGCAGTGCGCAgcatgggttgggggaggagggacacTTTCTCTTGTCCACCGACCTGGATTCAgatcagctcttgctctctggtttcctggggccccaGCTTGATGGGGTCGCCCACacgaaagctttcccccattagagggtttctgctgcactggcagtgggagtcctggatgatccccagaagcgcggcccctcccccgctccttccctcaccagcagcagtgatcccagtctctaggggcaggagcaaagttctctcttaccctgttccagctcctgcAAGGGCGGCTCcatcctctccaccctccatcatttggctgctgtgggtctctgacgatttctgttattaggatttttttttttttttttttggttggaaagcagttgctctttttggttgtaatttggaggggagagagtcccgggtgagctcacgctgccatgttgctgacatcctATATTTGTCTTATATCTTGCAaacttgctgaattcatttattaattctaatagtttccCCCCATactccttaggattttctatatataagatcatgtcatctatgaatggaaagacttttacttcttcctttccaatctgggtgtcttttattttttttcttgcctaattgccctggttAGAACCTCAAGTACAACGTTTAATAGCAAaagtggcaagagcagacatccttgtcttgttcctgatcttaaggggaaAACATTCAACCTTTTACTGTGAACTATTAGGTTAACTGTTGATTtttcatagatggcctttatcaGGTCGAAGAAGTTCTCTTCGATACCTAGTAACAAAATGGACAATAGTGTTTTCATCATGaaaagtttttcaattttgttaaaggcttttcctgcatctgttgaaatgatcatgtgattttgtcctttattttttcaatacggcagattacattgattgattttcatatgttaaaccaaccttgcattcttgggatgAATCCCACTGTGTGATGTGTATAATCCTTTTTGGATGTTTCTAaattcagtttgttaatatttaattgagaacttttgcatctatattcataagggatattgatGGTTTTCTGGTGATggctttgtctggctttggtatcaggacaAGACCAACCTCATAAAACGATTTGGAAAGTAcctctttctcttctactttttagAAGGGTTTGTGAAGGATTAGTGtgaattctttaaacatttggtagaattcaccaatgaagccatatGGGCCTACTCTTCTTTGTGGGTAGTTTTTGATACTTATTCCAATGCTTTACTTGTTATacatctattcagattttctatttcttcttgagtcagttttcagcagtttgtgtctttttagaaatttttccattttatctaggttatctAAATTGTTGGCAcacaatttttcatagtattcccttataatctttGTTTAATTCTGTAAGGCTGGTAGTGATGTTCCCTCTTTCagtcctgattttagtaatttgagtcttttttttctcttgttcaatATAGCTAAAGATTTGacaatttattgatcttttcaaagaaccaacttttggtttcattgatttttctctgtctttctgttctctcttttgtttacttCTGCTCtactctttgttatttccttctggTTGCTTTGAgtttaacttgctcttcttttttagtttattaaaGTGGAGTAttagattattgatttaagatctttcttctttttcaatataaaGTTTTGCAGCTACAAATTTCATTCCTGGTTTAGATATATCCTATAACTTTCGGTACGTTAgattctcattttcattcatctcaaagtattttcaaaaacttaatcttaatattttatttaactgaatatatccaaaatattatcatgtcAATAGgttatcaatataaaaaatactgatgagatattttccattcttttttcataAGTGTCTGAATTTCAGTGTGTATTTCACATCTCCAGCACATCTCAATCCGGACactaaattttcatcagaaatattgtAGATGTATTTAgaattcatgaattatttatgtttagatttcatgaaatttataatttaaaagtcaATTCACATATTAAAGTTGTTCTAACtatacttaaaagttttccaattaatttaaaatacaattcctCAGTgatactagccacatttcaagtacttagtagccacaagtggctagtggctactgtgtttAACAACACAACTCTGGAGCAATTTCTGCATATTTGAATTCACACAGCCTCCCTAGGAGATGGGTGTTATAATTCCCCATTTTGCAATTGATGAGCTTATGCAAGATCAATCAATAAGATCAAGCAACTTATGCAAGATCTCACATCCAGGAAGGGGCTGAACTAACACCGGCTCTGCTTCAGACTGAGAAATGGACCTTGGCAATGACTGCCTCCTGTTGCAGGGTTACAGGAGTTGCCCCAAAGGCTGTTTCTTGACCCGGAACCACAGAGCAGAATTCCAGGCTTCCCCTAACTGCTCAACTTACAAGCAACCGGTCCAGAAGCCCTGGTATTAGCTCTAGTGAGCAGGGGAAGCTTGAGGCCAATTCCCCATCATCTCTACCATTTCTCTGACTACCTCAACTTTATCATCTGATATCAATCAGGAAAGATGGTCAGAAGGAGCAATGTGTACACACATAGGTCCAGCCAACCTACTTCCCATCTTCTGTGAGGAGCCACTGAAATTCTTGAAAGGGGTTACGGACATACCCTCCTGTTGTCCCAGCAGAGtagaaaaatcacagaaacagCTGCGATGCAAAACAATACCACAATGAAGTGTCACCTCAcatttgttagaatggctatcatcaaaaagataagagataacaagtgctgacaTGGATGTGGAAAAAATGgaaccttgtgcactgttggtggaaatgtaaattggtgcagccactatggaaaactatagaagttcctcaaaaaattaaaaatagaactaccatatgatccaccaattccagtctgggtatatatctgaaggaaatcaattcactatcttgaagagatatctgcactctcatgttcaatACAcctttatttgcaatagccaagacatggaaaccatCTAAGTGTTCAtcgatggacgaatggataaagaaaatgtggtatttatatacaatggaatattattcagccataaaaaataaggaaatcctgccatttgcaacaacaaggatggaccttgaggaagttattctaagtgaaataagtccggTGGAGAAAGACACTTACTATGTGATCtcagtcatatgtggaatctgaaaaaacagaactcatagaaacagagaacaaattgTTGGTTGTCAGAAagagggaaatgggtgaaggaggtcaaaaggtacaaactttcagtcataaaacagataagttctggggatgtaatgtacaacatggtgactatagttaacaacactgtattgtatatgtgaaagttgctaagacagagatctgaaaagttctcatcacaagaaaaaaaactaaccATGTGAGGTGATGTATATTAATTAAACTTACTGTGATAATCACTTTGCAATATACATATATCgttacgttgtacaccttaaactaatagaatgttatatgtcaactatatctcactaaaactgggaaaaaaattttaaaacataaccaaaatagacaaatctatagctagact includes:
- the LOC100049912 gene encoding ras-related protein Rap-1A; the protein is MREYKLVVLGSGGVGKSALTVQFVQGIFVEKYDPTIEDSYRKQVEVDCQQCMLEILDTAGTEQFTAMRDLYMKNGQGFALVYSITAQSTFNDLQDLREQILRVKDTEDVPMILVGNKCDLEDERVVGKEQGQNLARQWCNCAFLESSAKSKINVNEIFYDLVRQINRKTPVEKKKPRKKTCLLL